ATTTTGCGGCAGCAATATCGGTTGTAGTGTAAAGGAAACCGCCGTCTTTTTTCTGAACGATCACGCCCATTGGGTCGCCATCTTTATTTTTAAATTCATCTAAATAAACAACCAATGCACCATCATTTTCTACAGCTAAACCTTGTTTTTTAAGATCTTCTACAATGCTTGGTAACATAGGATTATAAAGACTTTCGCCCATTACATCTTTTTCGGTTAAAGTGACGTTTAAGCGATCATAGTTGTGCTGATTTTGTTGCATAGTAATATCGACTAAACGTTTCCACATCGCTCGACAATATTCATCTCCACTTTGTAATTTCACGACGTAATTACGCGCTTTTTCTGCGAATACTTCATCTTCATCGTAATGTTTTTTGGCTTCGCGATAAAAGGCTTCAAGATCTTGCAATTCCATTTCACTGGCGTGTTCGTTTTGCATTTTTTCAAGATAAGCAATAAGCATTCCGAACTGAGTTCCCCAGTCGCCTACGTGGTTAGCGCGGATGACATTGTGACCTAAAAACTCAAGGGTTCTGGCTACAGCATCGCCGATTATCGTAGAGCGTAAATGACCTACGTGCATTTCTTTTGCTACGTTTGGAGAGGAATAATCAATCACAACTGTTTGTTTATTGGTAGCTTGAATACCTAAATTTTTGTGGGAAAGTGCAGCTGAAATTTCAGTTGTTAGCCAAGTTGGATTTAAGAAAATATTGATAAAACCTGGGCCTGCGATTTCTAATTTTTCTGCAATATCAGATAGTTGAAGATTATCTAAAACTTTTTGAGCAAATTCTCGTGGATTTAAACCTAATTTTTTTGCTGCAGCCATAATACCGTTGGCTTGATAATCGCCAAATTGTGGTTTGCCTGATTGACGAACAAGCGCATCACAAGATTGATCAGCGCCTGCAATAACCATTGCTTGTTTAATTTTATCGGATAGAATAGATTGAATATTCACGTTTTTTCCTATGTTCAAATTGAATAATAAAAATAATCGGTTATGATACCGTTCTTTGTATATTTCTCAAAGGGACAAAATGACAAATTTACAGGAAAATTTGACCGCACTTTCAGCAGATTTAGCAACATTTGAAAGAAAAATTCAGCATTTAGCCAAAGAAATGACAATAGATCTGTCTCACTATGAAATCGATCATCTTGCATTACGGGTAAATAGTGAGCAAACTGCTAAAAATTGGCTGATACTTTTATTAAAGTGCGGTAGAATTTTATCTGATAATATTGTTAATGGTCGTAAGATTTATCTTATTGAATTAGAAAAACCAGTTAAATTTGCCAATCAATTTGTGGATATTATTGAACTTCCACTTCCTAAAAATAAAAAATATCCAATTGAAGGTTGGGAACATATTGAGATTGTAGTGCCATTTTTACCGAATGAATCGATAAATGAATGGATTGACCGTGTCAATATGTATTTTTTATGGGACAAATTAACTCACTTAACCATTAAAGTGAGCGATCCTAAGGTGGATGGGGAAAGATTACCAAATCCATCTATTGCAGTAAGTTTTACGGATAAAACAGTAAATCATACTTGCATTAAGGTTCATCCTTATTCTATTAAAAAAATACTTGAGGTTTAGTAATAATGAATAAATTATCACTTGCATTCGTTGTTTTAGCAACAGTAGGCTTGAGTGCTTGTTCTTCTTTTCAAAAAGATGAAAATGCTTTATAAAGGTCAAATCGTTTTTAGCCAAATGGAAGGCGAAAATCTTAAATTAACTATTCGTAAAAATGATTGTTCTGGTAACCAGCAGAAAGGAGAGGAAGTTATTATTGTGCATAAGTATGATTCAACTCTTGCTATTGGGGCTTGTGTGACGGTGTCTAATAATAGCCAAGTAAAGAATATTTCATCATTTTCGCCAAGAAATCCATTTTAATTCTTAAATTAAGGGTATAGATATGAAAAAGAAAACACTAGCATTAGCTATCTTAACTATTTTTAGTGTGGCTGGATGTACGAATACAGATATTTTTAGTGGCGATGTGTATAGTGCATCTCAAGCAAAGGAAGCTCGTTCAATTACTTATGGTACGATTGTTTCTGTGCGTCCTGTTAAGATCCAAGCTGATAATCAAGGCGTAATTGGTACGCTTGGTGGCGGTGCGTTAGGTGGTATTGCGGGTAGTGCAATTGGCGGTGGTCGTGGTCAAGTTATCGCAGCAGTAGTTGGTGCGATTGGTGGTGCAGTAGCTGGAAGCAAAATCGAAGAGAAAGTAAGTCAAGTAAACGGTGCTGAACTTGTAATTAAAAAAGATGATGGTCAAGAGATCGTTGTTGTTCAAAAGGCTGACAGCAGTTTTGTAGCTGGTCGCCGAGTTCGTATTGTTGGTGGCGGCTCGAACTTAAATGTTTCTGTGCTATAACTAATAGCATTAAAGTCTAATATGATTAATCAGTGCCTTAACTTAGTAAGGCACTGATTTTTTATAATTAAACTCATTTAAAATATATATTTATCGTTTATCTAAGATAAATTTAAAGGACTAAATTAGAATTTAGTCCTTAGATAAACTTGGAATTATTCAAATCTAAATAATTAACGCCATACTTTAAATTGATTAATTAATCCATTTGTTGAACTATCGTGGCTTACGACTTTTTCAGAATCTGTTAATTCAGGAAGAATTCTGTTTGCAAGTTGTTTGCCTAGTTCGACACCCCATTGATCGAAGCTAAAGATATTAAAAATCACACCTTGTACGAAGATTTTGTGTTCATACATAGCAATTAATGCACCCAAGGTAAATGGCGTGATTTTTTGAACGAGAATGGAATTAGTTGGCTTATTACCCGTAAATACTTTAAATGGAACGATATTTTTTACATCATCCAAAGATTTACCCGCTTTTATAAATTCAGCCTCGACTTCCTCTTTTGTTTTTCCGAATGCTAATGCTTCTGTTTGTGCGAAGAAGTTTGAAAGCAATTTATTGTGATGATCTGCCAATGGGTTATGGCTTTGAGCGGGTGCGATAAAATCACAAGGAATTAAAGTAGTGCCTTGATGAATTAATTGATAGAACGCATGTTGTCCGTTTGTACCAGGTTCTCCCCAAATGATAGGGCCAGTTTGGTAATTGTTAATGACATTGCCATCACGATCCACATATTTCCCATTTGATTCCATATTACCTTGTTGGAAATAGGCTGCGAAGCGATGTAAATATTGATCATAAGGTAAGATCGCTTCTGTTTGCGCACCAAGGAAATTGGTATTCCATAAACCAACTAAGGCTAAAGTAGTTGGAATATTTTGTTCGATTGGAGCAGAGCGGAAATGTTTATCCATTTCATGCGCACCATTTAATAACGCTTCAAAGTTTTCAAAGCCAATTGATAGTGCAATTGAAAGACCAATAGCTGACCATAAAGAGTAACGACCGCCAACCCAATCCCAAAATTCAAACATATTATTGGTATCAATACCAAATTTTTCTACATCTTTAGCATTGGTTGATAATGCTGCAAAATGTTTTGCAACCGCACTTTCATCTTTCGATGCTTTTAGTAACCAATCACGCGCACTTTGCGCATTTGTCATGGTTTCTTGGGTTGTAAAAGTTTTCGATGCTACTAAGAAAAGTGTTGTTTCTGGATTGACTTTTTTTAAGGTTTCCGCAATATGTGTACCATCGACATTTGAAACAAAGTGCATATTTAGATGATTTTTATACGGGCGAAGTGCTTCGGTTACCATATAAGGGCCTAAGTCAGAGCCACCAATACCAATATTCACGACATCAGTAATCGCTTTGCCTGTATAGCCTTTCCATTCGCCAGAAATAATACGCTGACAGAAATCTTTCATTTTAGCTAGCACCGCATTGACTTCAGGCATAACATCTTTACCATCAACAAGTACTGGAGTATTAGCGCGATTACGGAGTGCAGTATGTAGCACGGCACGATTTTCAGTACGATTGATTTTTTCACCGGTAAACATTGCTTCTTTTGCACTATCAAGAGCGCATTCTTGAGTAAGTTGGCGAAGATGTGAAAGGGTGGTTTGATTGATGTTGTTTTTGGAAAAATCTACAAGAATTTGGTTATTGAATGTTAAAGAATAATCGTCAAAACGATTTTTTTCTTGTTTAAATAAATCTTGGATGGTGGTGTTTGACAATTCAGCTTTATGAGCTTCAAGAGATTTCCACGCATGGGTGTTAGTCGGGTTAATGTTTTTCATGGTATTTCCTTTCATTAAAAATAATTGAAATTTTAACCGCACTTTCTGGAATTTTATTAGGGAGAATGACTCTCTCTGTTCAAAAAATGCAGTGATTAATCAACATATTCAGTTATAACACGCGGTGTTAATTTTGTAATTAGCTCGTAGCTTAAAATGCCTGTGAATTTAGCTACGGTTTCAATAGGTAATTCCTTGCCCCATAGAATTACTTCATCGCCTACCAAATCTTGGCTATCTGCGCCTAAATCAACAGTGAGCATATCCATTGACACACGCCCAACAATTGGTACAAGACGGCCATTTAAATAAACAGGCGTACCTTCTGGCACATCGCGCGGATAACCATCGCCATAACCCATTGCGACCACGCCAATTTTGGTATCTCGTGGGCTTGTCCAAATACCGCCGTAACCTACAGGATCGCCTTGTTTATGATGGCGAACGGCAATTAATGACGAGGTTAAATTCATTACAGGCGTTAAGCCAAACTCTTTACCGATAGTATCAGTTGGAGAAATGCCGTACATAATAATGCCCGGGCGGATACATTCTAAGTGAGATTTTGGCCAGAAAAGAATGCCGCCAGAAGCGGCGATAGTGCGTTCACCTTGTTTATCTTTTGTGGCGGATAAAAAACGATTGATTTGGAGCTGAGTGTAATCTGATTCTAGTTCATCGGCTCGGCTGAAATGGCTGACAAAGCCTAAGTTCGGTTGAATTTGAGGGAGTTTTTTCAGTTCTTGATAAAAATAATCCACTTCATCAAGAGCAACGCCCAAGCGATGCATTCCCGTATCTATTTTTAACCAAACCTTAATTGGACTTGGTAAATTCGCACGTTTTAATGCTTCTAATTGTTCACGATTATGTACAATAGTTTCGATATTATTGACCGCTAAGATGGGCAAATCTTGTTCATTGAAAAAGCCTTCAAGCAATAAAATTGGTTTGGTAATGCCATTGGAGCGTAATGCCAAAGCCTCTTCTAAACGCGCTACGCCAAAGCAATCGACACTTTGTTCTAAGGTTGAAGCAACGAACACAACGCCGTGACCATAAGCATTTGCTTTAACCACAGCAATAATTTTGCTATTTGGTGCTTTTTGTTTAATTATTTCTAAATTCTGTTTTAAGGCGTGCGAACTGATTTTCGCTGTCGCCGGTTTTACGTTCATTATTTTTCCTTAATAATCATCTCGATATTCACGTTGTTCAGCGAGATTGTCGAAGCGTGAAAATTGTCCATTAAATTTTAACCGCACTCGACCAATTGGACCGTTACGCTGCTTACCAATAATAATTTCTGCAACCCCTTTATCTTCCGAGTTATCGTTATAGACTTCATCACGGTAAATAAACATAATCAAGTCAGCATCTTGTTCGATAGAGCCTGATTCACGTAAATCTGAGTTTACAGGGCGTTTGTCTGCACGTTGTTCTAAAGTACGATTTAACTGAGAAAGGGCGACCACTGGCACTTGTAATTCTTTGGCGAGTGCTTTGAGGGAGCGAGAAATTTCTGCGATTTCTAGTGTTCGGTTATCTGAAAATGCGGGTGCGCGCATTAATTGTAAGTAATCCACCATAATCATACTTAATCCACCATTTTCACGATAAACTCGGCGTGCGCGCGAACGAACGTCGGTAGGGGTTAAACCTGAAGAATCATCGATAAAAAGATTATTTTTTTGTTTGAACATTCCCACTACGCTGGCAATTTTGTTCCATTCAATTTCATCTAAATTTTGACCTGTGCGGATTTTGGTTTGATCAACGCGAGCAAGGGAAGCGATCATACGCATCATAATTTGTTCTGCGGGCATTTCTAAACTAAATACTAAAACAGGTTTTTCACTTGCCATTGCAGCATTTTCGCAAAGGTTCATGGCGAAAGTGGTTTTACCCATTGACGGACGTGCCGCAACGATAATTAAGTCAGAAGGCTGTAAACCTGCCGTTTTTTTATCAAGATCAGTAAAGCCAGTTGTAACACCAGTCACACCCGAATGATTTTCAAGCTTGCTTAAAATATCGATTTTTTCAATAGTACTTTCCAATACATTGATCACATTCTGCGGGCCTTCGCTAGAAGTTGTCCGTTTTTCTGCAATCGCAAATACTTCACGCTCAGCTTCATCAAGAATTAACTTAATGTCTTGCCCTTTGGGAGAATAACTATTTTCAGCAATACGATTTCCTACCGAAATAAGTTCTCGTAATATGGCTTTCTCTCTCACAATATCCGCATAAGCCAAAATATTAATTGCGTTCGGGGTATTATTGGAAAGCTCTGCAAGATAGGCAAACCCCCCCACTTCATCGCTTACACCACGGCTTCTTAAGGCTTGATCTAGCGTAATTAAATCAATAGGCGATTGATTACGCATTAGATGTTCCATTTCTGTAAAAATCAGACGGTGTTGAAAAGTATAAAAATCGTCAGCAATAACACGTTCAGCAATGCTATCCCAATGTTGATTACTCAGCAGAATGCCACCCAATACAGCTTGTTCAGCTTCAATTGAGTGCGGGGGAATACTTACTTGTGCCGTTTTTTTGTCAGAAGATTTGATTTGAGGTTGTGATGCCATAGGACTTATTTCGATACTAGAATGTCGCCTATAATACCGCAAATATCTATTGGGTTTAAGTGAAAAGTGCGGTAAAAAAAGGAAATAAAAAACGGTGGAAAATCCACCGCTCTTTATTTAAAGTATTCAGATTATTGATTATTCAACAATTAATGTGCGACAAACGTTAGTTTCTGTCGCACCTTGTCCACCCTGCGTTAGAAGCACTAAATCGCCTACAGATAAATAACCTTTTTCTTTTAATGATTGTAGTGCAGCTTTTGCACCAGCTTCAGTACGGCTATCTTCACCATAGAAAACAGGGGTTACACCGCGGTATAATGCACAAAGATTTAAGGTTTCTTGATGACGAGATAATGCAAAGATTGGTAAACCAGAACTAATACGAGACATTAATAAAGGTGTACGGCCTGAGCTTGTTAATGTAACGATAGCAGCAACACCTTTCATATGGTTTGCTGCATACATTGCAGACATAGCAACAGATTCTTCAATGGCTTCAAATTCTTTATCCATACGGTGACGAGAAACATTAATGCTTGGCATTTTTTCTGCCCCTAAACATACGCCCGCCATTGCCACTACTGTTTCAGAAGGATACTGACCTGCTGCTGTTTCAGCAGAAAGCATAACCGCATCAGTACCATCTAATACTGCGTTTGCAACGTCCATCACTTCAGCACGAGTTGGCATTGGGTTGCTAATCATTGATTCCATCATTTGAGTTGCTGTAATTACTGCACGATTTAATTGACGTGAACGACGGATTAATTTTTTCTGCACGCCAACTAATTCAGGATCGCCAATTTCCACACCTAAATCACCACGAGCAACCATAATTACATCAGATGCTAAAATAATATCGTCCATTGCCTCATCATTAGCAACAGTTTCTGCACGTTCAACTTTAGCAACGATTTTTGCATTTAAACCAGCTTGTTGAGCAAGTTCACGCGCATAATTTAGGTCAGCACTTGAACGAGGGAAAGAAACAGCTAAGAAATCAACGCCAATGCGTGCAGCGGTAATAATGTCTGCTTTATCTTTTTCTGTTAATGCATCTGCAGATAAACCGCCACCTAATTTGTTGATACCTTTATTATTTGATAATGGACCGCCAACAGTGACTTCGGTGAAAACTTTTGCACCATCAGTTGATAATACTTTTAATTGAACACGACCATCATCTAATAAAAGAATATCGCCTGGTACAACATCTTGTGGAAGCGTTTTATAGTCTAAACCAACAGATTCTTGTGTACCTTCGCCTTTTGGCAATTCCGCATCAAGAATGAATTTATCGCCAACTCTTAAGAAAATTTTACCGTCTTTAAAGGTAGAAACACGAATTTTAGGACCTTGTAAATCACCTAAGATTGCCACGGTTTTACCTAATTTTTTCGCGATAGAACGTACACGTTCTGCTCGTTCGATATGATCTTCAGGTGTACCGTGAGAGAAGTTCATACGAACTACGTTTGCGCCCGCTGCGATAATTTTTTCAAGATTGTTATCACGGTCAGTTGATGGGCCCATAGTACATACAATCTTCGTTCTTCTTAGTCTTCTAGACATTATTTACTCCGTCAATAATTACAAAATTTTAAAGGTATTATTTTATTTCGCTACATCTTAGCCAGATAAAAAATCGGTGCAGATTATACGCTTAAAAATTTGGGAAATCAAAAACAGCCCTGTTAGTTAAGGCAAGACGGTTTACTTTTTTGCCAGTTATATCGAGTTTTAAGAAAAATACTTGTTTTCAGATTAAAAATATCTATAATTCCAAACACTTTATACAGTGCGACTATAGCTCAGTTGGTTAGAGCACCACCTTGACATGGTGGGGGTCACTGGTTCGAGTCCAGCTAGTCGCACCAAATTTATTCTTCTTTATTCCCCAATCTTCAGAGAAAAATATAATAAAAACAATATCTTATATAATTTCACATGCTTAAATCCCCCGCAATCTCTTCCGCTTGTTTAATCACATAAGTTACCGCTTCTTCCTGTTTATTGGGTGGATATTTATATTTTTGTAAGGCACGTCGAACGAGTAATCGAATTCTTGCCCGCACTGCTTCTTTGTGTTGCCAATCAATACTGACTGAGCAGCGTAAAATATCGGTAATCTCTTTAGCGAGTTTAGAAAGCACTTCATCGTTCATCAATTCTTTGGCACTCTCGTTTTGAGAAAGGGCATCGTAAAACGCTAATTCTGCCGTGCTTAAACCGAGTTTTTCGCCCCGCGATAAGCGTTCGGAGAAATCCCGCCCCATCTGCACAAGTGCATCAAGAATTTCCACCACGCTCAAATTGTGATTGTGATATTGCGTGAGGGCTTCTTGCAAACGTTGCTCAAAATCTTTTTGTTCGGTCAGATTTCTGCTGGCTTTGGCTTTAATTTCCTGCTTTAAATAACGCTCCATCGCTAACACCCACAGGCTTTTGGTCTCGCTGTTTTTGATCGCTTGCAAAAATTCGTCGGAAAGCAAATTAATCTGCGTTTGTTCTTTGCCCAACAAATCAAATAAATCAATGGTACCTTCAGATACAATACTTTGATTGATTAAGGCTTTAAGCTGAATTAAGCGTTCAGTTATCCCTTTTCCATTTTGTTCACGTTTGGCAAGCACAGCACGTACAGCATCATAAAAAGCCACTTCTTGACTATATGGTTCGATTTCAGGTAATGCCCCGCATAAAGCGTAACCTTTTTTCAAGCTTCCTGCCGTTTTCAAAAAGGCTTTTTTACGTGGCTCAATATCGTCCGCATTGTGCCAATGTTGATCGTATGCTTTGCCTTCGTTTGGTAATTGATCCAGCGTAGCAATATGGTTTGCTGCTGTCGCTATAGCTTTTAGCAACAATGCAGGTTCTTGTTCAGAAATTACCATCTGAACATCAAATGCTTCGCCTTCAATTGGTGTCGCAAACAAAGTTCGGATAAATTCAAGCTGTTCTTTCATTTTAAAGAACACGTTTTGCACATCTTCCGCTAATTGACCTTTGCCAGTAGAGTTGGTGTATTGCTGTGTGGCTGCTCGTAATTCTTCTGCTAAACCAACATAATCCACGATAAGTCCACCGTTTTCGCGACTTTTGTTAGCGAATACACGGTTTACTCGTGCGATGGCTTGCATTAGGTTATGTCCCTTCATTGGCTTATCAAGATACATAGTGTTACAGCACGGTGCATCAAAGCCTGTCAGCCACATATCACGCACAATTACTACTTTCAGCGGATCGGTAGGATCTTTAAAACGGCGTTCTAACGTTTGCTTTTCCAGCTTACTGTAAATATGTTTTTGCATTTCAGGCGTATCGCTTGCTGAACCCGTCATCACAATTTTAATTGCCCCCTCATTGATATTATCCGAATGCCATTCAGGGTGCAGAGCGATGATCTGATTATACAAATCCACGCAAATTTGACGGCTGGAAACAACAATCATCGCCTTGCCGTCTTGTTGCTGATTGCGTTTTGCAAAATGTTGCACAAAATCGACCGCTAAATCGTGCAATCGTGCTTCTGAGCCGAGTAATTTTTCTCGCAAGCGTAATTTCGGGTTTTCTTCGCCTTCCAGTAGCTCATCAATTTCTGCAAATAATTCATCGTGATTAGCATTCTCCGCTAGCTTGATTTGGCGAGCTTCGTAAATAATCGGCACGGTTGCACCATCTTCCACCGCATCTTGCAAATCGTAAATAGATACATACTGACCGAAAACATCTTGTGTATCGCGATCTTCAAGGCTAATTGGCGTACCCGTAAAACCAATAAACGAAGCATTAGGCAGTGCATCACGCAAATGGCGAGCATAACCTGCTTGGAATTTGCCGTTATGTAGTTTTTGGGTAAAACCGTATTGACTACGGTGTGCCTCATCGCTGATCACAATAATATTGCTGCGGTCATTTAAGACAGGGAAGCGGCTTTCTTCCTCATTCAAGGCGAATTTTTGAATGGTAGTAAAAAACACGCCTCCCACTTCATTTTGTGCGAGCAGTTGGCGTAGTTGTTCTCGGTCTTCTACTTGTTGCGGTGTTTGTTTGATTAACTCTTTGCCTGAAGAAAAGGTTTGGAAAAGCTGACCGTCCAAATCATTGCGATCGGTGACGACTAAAATCGTCGGGTTTTTCAATTCAGGTTGGGAGAGCAATTTGCCTGCATAAAACAGCATTGAAATGGATTTGCCCGAACCCTGCGTATGCCACATCACGCCAATGCGTTTATCGCCTTGCTCGCTTGTGGCAAAAATCGTGGATTCTACCGCTTCATTCACACCGTAATACTGATGATACGCTGCGATTTTCTTGATTAACGCTCCATTAGAACCGAGTTCAAACAGCACAAAATAACGTACATAATCCAGCAGTTTTTGCGGTGTCATCAAGCCGTTTAACAGATTTTGCAATTCATCGCCAAAATCCAACCGCTTACTTTTTGCCTTTTCGTCCACGACTTTCCAAGGTGTAAAGCGTTGGAAATCTGCCGACAGCGAGCCCAAACGGGCGGCAATGCCGTCTGAAATAATTAGGGTTTGGTTGTAAACAAACAGCTCGGCAATTTCATCTTTATAGGTTTCAAACTGATTAAACGCCTGCAACAAATCCGCCGATTCACGCAACGGATTTTTGAGCTCAAATACCACTAAGGGAAGACCATTTACAAAGCCGATAATATCAGGAATCCGCTTGCCCCCTTTACGGCTTCGGATTTCCAATTGATTGACGGCGACAAAACGGTTGTTTTCCCAATGCTCGAAATCTACCAAACGCGCCATCTCAATTTTCTGTTCGCCGTTTTGCGTATATTCCACTCGTACACCATCACGCAACAGTTTATAAAACGCCTGATTACGCACCACTAAGTTGCCAATATCGCTTTTTGTCGCCGATTTGACCACAGAATCCACCGCGCTTTCAGGCAGCTGCGGATTAAGTTTACGCACCGCCTCACGCAGTTGCTCAATAAAAACTACGCCGCTCAAATCGCCACGGGCAAACTCGCCTTCATGAACAAGCAAGTCTTTACCATAGCGATATTCCCAACCGAGGGATTGCAGACGTTGAAGGGTGAGTTGTTCGATGTCGTTTTCGTTGAGCATTTTATTGTTCTCCATCATTTAATAATTCCAGCAAGGCTTCAATGCTTTCATCATGATCGCCATCATACCAAATTGGAAAAATATTGGATTTTTGAAGTGCTTTTCTGCGAGCTGTTCGTTCTTCCTCGGATAAATTTTCACAAGATAAAAAAGCATAGTGTTTAGGTAGATTATCTTTGCCGCGTTCTTCGACAATTTCTGCCATACATTGCAATGTTCGATCTTTATCTAGACTACAACCTAAAAATAGCAAAGATTGAGAAAATAATGATTCCATTACACAGGTTTTGAGAATATTGTGTTCAGAATAATGTCTTTTATAATCATCTTGGGTGAGTACTCTTTTGTTTTTACTTATAAATGTTCCGTGTAACTTTAAAAGAATTCGATAGCCTTCTCCAAATAATTTTTTAAACTCTTCAGCATCAATACCAAATACTTCTTGATCAAAATGAATATCTTGATTTGCATATATTTTTTTAATCAAATCATCGTAATTTGTTGTAATTATGGTTTCTTTAAAAAATTCAGGTAGCCTACATATAATTCCTTGTAGTTCTCCAAGATTTGGAGATTTACCAAATTGATTTTCTAAATGTTCTTGTAGATGACCTTCATCTACATCAAATAATAATTGTGCAGCTTCTTCGTATTCTCCTTTATGAATATGTTCTTCAAAAATAGGGAAATCTGCTCCTGATTCTTTTTGTACTTCATAAAGAAAACCTTTCCATGATGGAAATCCTGAAGGCATAGAAAGTCCAGCTCCAATAAATGGGGTTAGTTTATTTCTTCTAAAGATTTCTTTTAGCTTATGGAATCGTTGTTTATTATCTGCAATTTCTAAAATCTGATTAGCAGTGTCAATTGCTTGTTGTTTACGTTGGTTTTTCCAGTCTTGAAAGGCTAACTCATAAGTTTCAGGTTCTAGCTTAGATAAAATTTGGTCTCGAAGAAAAACACTTCCTCTGATAACTATTTCTTCTCCTTCTGAATTTAATTCTTCAATGAAAAGGCGTTCTAAATAATTGTTATTCATAATTCTCCCCATCTAATAATCTAGGTAGCAATAGATCTCTAGAATTAGATAAGATCTCGTTCTGGTAGCTATTAAATATAGATTTATCTAGAATTTTCTTTAATAACTTTTCAAAAGCTAAATGTACATCATTATTCGCTAGCAATAGTGGATATTTTAAAATATCTCTAGTGCTAATATTGGGTTGAGCAGATCCTTGTGCAGTAAAGTCAACAAAGTTTTTGAATTCTTCTTGAATTACATTCATATATATAAAGCTATAAAATGTTTCAGATTCATTTATTCGTTTAGCCAGAAATTTAGCTACACGTTGATTCAACATAGCCTTTTTATTTGCTGGCATTCTTCCTACTTTTCCAACATAAGCACCTGTTAGTCCAATGACAATGTCTCCACCATTCAAAACAAAATTAGAACGTAAAGATAGGTTATCTTCTGAAACGAAACCATTTCCTTCTACTGTGAGAATTTTTGATTGTATAGAGCCAATTTTTATTACAGGAATTCCTGTATCAGTCCATTCTGAGCTTTTGAATGCATAACCGTTTTGCATTTCACAAATTTCTGAAAG
The Haemophilus influenzae DNA segment above includes these coding regions:
- a CDS encoding replicative DNA helicase, giving the protein MSPMASQPQIKSSDKKTAQVSIPPHSIEAEQAVLGGILLSNQHWDSIAERVIADDFYTFQHRLIFTEMEHLMRNQSPIDLITLDQALRSRGVSDEVGGFAYLAELSNNTPNAINILAYADIVREKAILRELISVGNRIAENSYSPKGQDIKLILDEAEREVFAIAEKRTTSSEGPQNVINVLESTIEKIDILSKLENHSGVTGVTTGFTDLDKKTAGLQPSDLIIVAARPSMGKTTFAMNLCENAAMASEKPVLVFSLEMPAEQIMMRMIASLARVDQTKIRTGQNLDEIEWNKIASVVGMFKQKNNLFIDDSSGLTPTDVRSRARRVYRENGGLSMIMVDYLQLMRAPAFSDNRTLEIAEISRSLKALAKELQVPVVALSQLNRTLEQRADKRPVNSDLRESGSIEQDADLIMFIYRDEVYNDNSEDKGVAEIIIGKQRNGPIGRVRLKFNGQFSRFDNLAEQREYRDDY
- the pyk gene encoding pyruvate kinase, giving the protein MSRRLRRTKIVCTMGPSTDRDNNLEKIIAAGANVVRMNFSHGTPEDHIERAERVRSIAKKLGKTVAILGDLQGPKIRVSTFKDGKIFLRVGDKFILDAELPKGEGTQESVGLDYKTLPQDVVPGDILLLDDGRVQLKVLSTDGAKVFTEVTVGGPLSNNKGINKLGGGLSADALTEKDKADIITAARIGVDFLAVSFPRSSADLNYARELAQQAGLNAKIVAKVERAETVANDEAMDDIILASDVIMVARGDLGVEIGDPELVGVQKKLIRRSRQLNRAVITATQMMESMISNPMPTRAEVMDVANAVLDGTDAVMLSAETAAGQYPSETVVAMAGVCLGAEKMPSINVSRHRMDKEFEAIEESVAMSAMYAANHMKGVAAIVTLTSSGRTPLLMSRISSGLPIFALSRHQETLNLCALYRGVTPVFYGEDSRTEAGAKAALQSLKEKGYLSVGDLVLLTQGGQGATETNVCRTLIVE
- a CDS encoding type I restriction endonuclease subunit R encodes the protein MLNENDIEQLTLQRLQSLGWEYRYGKDLLVHEGEFARGDLSGVVFIEQLREAVRKLNPQLPESAVDSVVKSATKSDIGNLVVRNQAFYKLLRDGVRVEYTQNGEQKIEMARLVDFEHWENNRFVAVNQLEIRSRKGGKRIPDIIGFVNGLPLVVFELKNPLRESADLLQAFNQFETYKDEIAELFVYNQTLIISDGIAARLGSLSADFQRFTPWKVVDEKAKSKRLDFGDELQNLLNGLMTPQKLLDYVRYFVLFELGSNGALIKKIAAYHQYYGVNEAVESTIFATSEQGDKRIGVMWHTQGSGKSISMLFYAGKLLSQPELKNPTILVVTDRNDLDGQLFQTFSSGKELIKQTPQQVEDREQLRQLLAQNEVGGVFFTTIQKFALNEEESRFPVLNDRSNIIVISDEAHRSQYGFTQKLHNGKFQAGYARHLRDALPNASFIGFTGTPISLEDRDTQDVFGQYVSIYDLQDAVEDGATVPIIYEARQIKLAENANHDELFAEIDELLEGEENPKLRLREKLLGSEARLHDLAVDFVQHFAKRNQQQDGKAMIVVSSRQICVDLYNQIIALHPEWHSDNINEGAIKIVMTGSASDTPEMQKHIYSKLEKQTLERRFKDPTDPLKVVIVRDMWLTGFDAPCCNTMYLDKPMKGHNLMQAIARVNRVFANKSRENGGLIVDYVGLAEELRAATQQYTNSTGKGQLAEDVQNVFFKMKEQLEFIRTLFATPIEGEAFDVQMVISEQEPALLLKAIATAANHIATLDQLPNEGKAYDQHWHNADDIEPRKKAFLKTAGSLKKGYALCGALPEIEPYSQEVAFYDAVRAVLAKREQNGKGITERLIQLKALINQSIVSEGTIDLFDLLGKEQTQINLLSDEFLQAIKNSETKSLWVLAMERYLKQEIKAKASRNLTEQKDFEQRLQEALTQYHNHNLSVVEILDALVQMGRDFSERLSRGEKLGLSTAELAFYDALSQNESAKELMNDEVLSKLAKEITDILRCSVSIDWQHKEAVRARIRLLVRRALQKYKYPPNKQEEAVTYVIKQAEEIAGDLSM
- a CDS encoding SIR2 family protein: MNNNYLERLFIEELNSEGEEIVIRGSVFLRDQILSKLEPETYELAFQDWKNQRKQQAIDTANQILEIADNKQRFHKLKEIFRRNKLTPFIGAGLSMPSGFPSWKGFLYEVQKESGADFPIFEEHIHKGEYEEAAQLLFDVDEGHLQEHLENQFGKSPNLGELQGIICRLPEFFKETIITTNYDDLIKKIYANQDIHFDQEVFGIDAEEFKKLFGEGYRILLKLHGTFISKNKRVLTQDDYKRHYSEHNILKTCVMESLFSQSLLFLGCSLDKDRTLQCMAEIVEERGKDNLPKHYAFLSCENLSEEERTARRKALQKSNIFPIWYDGDHDESIEALLELLNDGEQ